One Solibacillus isronensis genomic region harbors:
- a CDS encoding FAD-dependent oxidoreductase — protein sequence MKVVIIGGDAAGMSAAMEIVRNIKAAHVVVLEKGEVYSYGQCGLPYVINGKVPHAEDLIARDVEEFRSKYGIDARIFHEVTAVDTKLQKVSGIDVNSKEPFEFIYDKLLIATGASPTMPKIENAHLKGIHTVKTIPQMNELMEQLPNVKHVTVIGGGYIGLEVVETIRERGLDVRLIQRGSTLMSILDEQLTDIIYEEAVKNGVEVLLNEDTIGYEGTEFVEAVRTNSGVHKTDLVIVATGVRPNTHFAQGFAKLENGALIVNEKMETSIANVYSAGDCASHFNRVNQKDDYLPLGTTANKQGRIAGLNIAGFNQKFAGIVGTSILKFFDLHIGMTGLNNQAADRLNALVEAYVMEVNDIASYYPNVQPMKLRMLVEQQSRKLVGLQIVGKHGVDKRIDVFATALYNKMTFEELLDLDLAYAPPFSGVWDAIMQAPKRYGKKR from the coding sequence ATGAAAGTTGTAATTATAGGCGGAGACGCGGCAGGTATGAGTGCAGCAATGGAAATTGTGCGTAATATTAAGGCCGCCCACGTTGTCGTATTAGAAAAAGGCGAAGTTTATTCTTATGGACAATGCGGATTGCCCTACGTAATTAATGGAAAAGTTCCTCATGCAGAAGATTTGATTGCAAGGGATGTGGAGGAGTTCCGCTCGAAATACGGAATTGATGCACGCATTTTCCATGAAGTGACAGCAGTTGATACAAAACTCCAAAAAGTGAGTGGTATTGATGTAAACAGCAAGGAGCCATTCGAATTTATATACGATAAACTGCTCATCGCAACAGGAGCATCACCAACAATGCCGAAAATCGAAAATGCTCATTTAAAAGGGATTCATACAGTAAAAACAATTCCACAAATGAATGAACTGATGGAACAGTTGCCGAATGTGAAGCACGTTACGGTCATCGGTGGAGGTTATATTGGTCTTGAAGTTGTTGAAACAATACGGGAGCGCGGTCTGGATGTGCGTCTCATTCAACGGGGAAGCACATTAATGTCGATTCTTGATGAGCAGCTGACCGATATTATTTATGAGGAAGCAGTCAAAAATGGTGTGGAAGTTTTATTAAATGAAGATACGATAGGCTACGAAGGAACAGAATTTGTGGAGGCAGTTCGGACAAACAGTGGTGTGCATAAAACAGACCTTGTCATCGTCGCGACAGGAGTCCGTCCAAATACACATTTTGCACAAGGTTTTGCCAAGCTGGAAAATGGAGCACTTATCGTCAATGAAAAAATGGAGACTTCGATTGCTAATGTGTATTCGGCAGGGGACTGTGCATCTCATTTTAACCGTGTAAACCAGAAGGACGATTATTTACCGCTTGGGACGACAGCAAACAAACAGGGGCGAATTGCCGGGTTGAATATTGCTGGCTTTAATCAGAAGTTCGCTGGAATTGTCGGAACATCCATCTTAAAGTTTTTTGATCTGCATATAGGCATGACAGGATTAAATAATCAGGCTGCAGATCGTTTAAATGCACTTGTAGAAGCGTATGTAATGGAAGTGAATGATATTGCAAGCTACTATCCGAATGTCCAGCCGATGAAGCTTCGAATGCTTGTCGAACAGCAAAGCCGCAAGCTCGTTGGTCTCCAAATAGTAGGAAAGCACGGGGTCGATAAACGGATTGATGTATTTGCGACAGCGCTTTACAATAAAATGACCTTCGAGGAACTGTTGGACTTGGATTTAGCTTATGCACCGCCATTTAGCGGCGTGTGGGATGCGATTATGCAGGCACCAAAACGCTATGGTAAAAAAAGATAA
- a CDS encoding spore protein Tlp: MKNDRHDVFNKGSENAISLGKMINNTKENIHEAEISKEFALPDELENIEEKNARRRTAIAQLEEQIRERKAAKARRDSFK; this comes from the coding sequence ATGAAAAACGACAGACATGATGTTTTCAACAAAGGATCGGAAAATGCGATAAGTTTAGGGAAAATGATTAACAATACAAAAGAAAATATACACGAGGCTGAAATTAGTAAAGAGTTTGCTCTTCCTGATGAACTGGAAAATATTGAAGAAAAAAATGCACGTCGCAGAACAGCCATTGCCCAATTGGAAGAACAAATCAGAGAAAGAAAAGCAGCCAAAGCTAGAAGGGACTCATTTAAATAG